Proteins co-encoded in one Vulcanisaeta thermophila genomic window:
- a CDS encoding peroxiredoxin translates to MPNEGEEAPDFEALDQDGNRVRLSDHRGKWVVLYFFPKAFTPGCTRETQEFSTLWNEFAKLGVEVFGISVDSVNTQRRFAERYGVKFKLLSDKDKSISRAYGVLRSTGTAERVTFIINPDGKVAKVIKDVKPEEHPRKALEYLSKALGGQ, encoded by the coding sequence ATGCCCAATGAGGGTGAGGAGGCCCCTGACTTCGAGGCCCTGGATCAAGATGGTAATAGGGTCCGCCTTTCAGACCATAGGGGCAAGTGGGTAGTTCTTTACTTCTTCCCTAAGGCATTCACACCTGGCTGTACACGGGAGACCCAGGAGTTCTCCACGTTATGGAATGAATTCGCCAAGCTGGGGGTGGAGGTTTTCGGCATTAGTGTGGATTCCGTTAACACGCAGAGGAGGTTTGCCGAGAGGTACGGGGTTAAATTCAAACTACTGAGTGATAAGGATAAGAGTATTTCCAGGGCGTATGGTGTACTTAGGTCCACGGGCACGGCGGAGAGGGTTACGTTCATAATAAACCCAGATGGTAAGGTAGCTAAGGTCATTAAGGATGTGAAGCCCGAGGAGCACCCAAGGAAGGCCCTTGAGTACCTATCCAAAGCCCTGGGCGGGCAGTGA
- the fbp gene encoding fructose-1,6-bisphosphate aldolase/phosphatase gives MRVTISIIKADIGGMPGHAWVHPKILEFAADRLREEQKRGLIIDYFVYNVGDDMSLLMTHTKGENNPDIHGLAWSIFKEATENIAKKVKLYGAGQDLLKDTFSGNIRGLGPQVAEMEFEERPSEPVIVFAADKTEPGAFNLPFYRIFADPFNTAGLVIDPSMHQGFRFEILDVYEGKVYLLDAPEDSYDILGLIGTPGRYIIRRIYRKSDLIQASVTSVERLNLIAGRYVGKDDPVAMVRAQHGLPAVGEVLEAFAYPHLVEGWMRGSHVGPLMPAKMISIDQERKIALGPKMTRFDGPPKVIALGFQVHDGLLEGPVDLFDDPAFDYSRQLAAQITEYIRRMGPVMPHRLPPEEMEYTTLPQILSKLKPIPVDEYEKNRMEYIRMITSKPTEEAAQAPEHHD, from the coding sequence ATGAGAGTAACAATCTCGATAATAAAGGCGGACATAGGCGGTATGCCGGGGCATGCCTGGGTACATCCGAAGATCCTCGAATTCGCGGCGGACAGACTAAGGGAGGAGCAGAAGAGGGGCTTGATAATTGATTACTTCGTTTACAACGTTGGAGATGACATGTCACTACTAATGACGCACACGAAGGGTGAAAACAACCCTGATATCCATGGGCTTGCCTGGTCAATATTTAAGGAGGCCACTGAGAATATTGCGAAGAAGGTTAAACTATATGGCGCTGGTCAGGACCTGCTTAAGGATACGTTTAGTGGTAATATCCGTGGGTTGGGGCCCCAGGTTGCTGAGATGGAGTTTGAGGAGAGGCCCAGCGAGCCCGTTATTGTGTTTGCTGCGGATAAGACGGAGCCTGGCGCCTTTAATTTACCATTCTATAGAATATTCGCTGACCCATTCAACACCGCGGGCCTTGTGATAGACCCATCCATGCACCAGGGCTTTAGGTTCGAGATACTCGATGTGTACGAGGGTAAGGTTTACCTACTGGATGCGCCCGAGGACAGTTATGACATACTGGGGCTAATAGGGACGCCGGGTAGGTACATAATAAGGAGGATTTATAGGAAGTCGGACTTAATACAGGCATCGGTTACGAGCGTAGAGAGGCTCAACTTAATCGCTGGGCGTTACGTGGGTAAGGACGACCCAGTGGCCATGGTGAGGGCCCAGCATGGACTACCGGCTGTGGGTGAGGTTCTGGAGGCCTTTGCATACCCACACCTTGTGGAGGGTTGGATGCGAGGATCCCACGTGGGGCCACTAATGCCCGCTAAAATGATCAGTATTGACCAGGAGAGGAAGATAGCCCTTGGCCCCAAGATGACAAGGTTCGACGGGCCACCCAAGGTCATCGCCCTTGGGTTCCAGGTTCATGATGGGTTGCTGGAGGGCCCCGTGGATTTATTCGACGACCCAGCCTTTGATTACAGCAGGCAGTTGGCTGCTCAGATTACGGAGTACATTAGGAGGATGGGCCCCGTGATGCCCCATAGGCTACCCCCAGAGGAGATGGAGTACACCACATTACCACAGATACTCTCCAAGCTCAAGCCCATACCAGTCGATGAGTATGAGAAGAATAGGATGGAGTACATACGAATGATCACCTCCAAACCCACCGAGGAGGCCGCCCAAGCCCCCGAGCACCATGACTGA
- a CDS encoding DNA cytosine methyltransferase translates to MGYLVIDLFAGAGGFSRGFKDEGFDVALGVELDPNAVRTYSHNFPSAVTIAEDIRRVGGRDIIKYLGERPDVIIGGSPCEAFTETNPRRAKDPLDRLYVDELGRLTLEFIRIVGELRPRVFVLENVVHIMDGPLKDALIGEFARVGYENVYFNVLHAEDYGTPSIRRRVFISNIPIKPPKHKGVLTVWDAIGDLPSPGPYPPNHEPVTISPRKLRGINGLRWDEALYRFRGATGMFRNFVRLNPHEPAPTVMGSIRFVHPFEDRLLTVREQARLMGFPDDHVFYGPKDAQFNQVGEAVPPPLARAIARVVKEYLDKH, encoded by the coding sequence ATGGGTTACCTAGTCATAGATTTATTCGCGGGCGCAGGGGGCTTTAGCAGGGGGTTTAAGGACGAGGGTTTCGACGTAGCACTGGGTGTGGAGCTTGACCCAAACGCAGTCAGAACCTACAGCCACAACTTCCCAAGCGCCGTGACCATCGCAGAGGACATAAGGCGCGTGGGGGGTAGGGACATAATTAAGTACTTGGGTGAGAGGCCGGACGTAATAATTGGCGGAAGCCCATGCGAGGCATTCACCGAGACAAACCCGAGGAGGGCCAAGGACCCGCTGGATAGGTTGTACGTTGATGAGCTCGGTCGATTAACCCTGGAGTTCATAAGGATCGTGGGTGAGTTGAGGCCCAGGGTCTTCGTCCTCGAGAACGTGGTCCACATAATGGATGGCCCCTTAAAGGACGCGCTCATTGGTGAGTTCGCCAGGGTTGGTTATGAAAATGTGTATTTCAATGTACTCCATGCGGAGGACTACGGAACACCCAGTATTAGGAGGAGGGTTTTCATAAGCAACATACCCATCAAACCCCCGAAGCATAAGGGAGTCCTCACGGTGTGGGATGCCATTGGTGACCTACCAAGCCCTGGCCCATACCCTCCCAATCACGAGCCAGTCACCATAAGCCCCAGGAAGTTAAGGGGGATTAATGGGCTTAGATGGGATGAGGCATTGTATAGGTTTAGGGGGGCCACGGGCATGTTCAGGAACTTCGTTAGGCTCAACCCGCACGAGCCAGCGCCCACGGTGATGGGTAGCATACGCTTTGTCCACCCGTTCGAGGATAGGTTGCTTACAGTTAGGGAGCAGGCAAGGCTGATGGGCTTCCCAGATGACCACGTCTTCTACGGGCCCAAGGACGCCCAGTTCAACCAGGTTGGCGAGGCAGTACCGCCTCCGTTGGCTAGGGCGATAGCGCGGGTTGTTAAGGAGTATTTAGATAAACATTAA
- a CDS encoding DNA-directed RNA polymerase subunit M, whose product MPRFCPRCGGLMVPVKREDKVYLRCQRCGYEEELSTKDAKSYVDKKSVEKRGAVIVENINEGKPTEEEKEMKEDYVKQLLDNLYESESEQEED is encoded by the coding sequence ATGCCCAGGTTTTGCCCTAGGTGTGGAGGATTGATGGTGCCCGTTAAGAGGGAGGACAAGGTTTACCTTAGGTGCCAGAGGTGTGGTTATGAGGAGGAGTTGAGCACGAAGGATGCCAAGTCCTACGTGGATAAGAAGAGCGTTGAGAAGAGGGGCGCCGTTATTGTCGAGAATATAAATGAAGGGAAACCCACGGAGGAGGAGAAGGAGATGAAGGAGGACTACGTAAAGCAACTCCTGGACAACCTATACGAGTCGGAGAGCGAGCAGGAAGAAGATTAA
- a CDS encoding alpha/beta fold hydrolase encodes MSEQWLMIGGRRVRYLVKGDGKPMVMVHGLNFSADDWIRCCGDALTGFRIYAIDMPYGPKSRSDHFERSNPNDYAEHLYSVVSALGIEKPILVGASIGGETVLRYLALNHPALAGIVVGPVGVRYIDLSRIKVPLLGIWGDRDRVSGRENMEALRSAGFRVEVIRDAGHPAYLDKPSEFVRIVMDFLREYIK; translated from the coding sequence ATGAGCGAGCAATGGCTAATGATTGGAGGTAGGAGGGTTAGGTACCTGGTTAAGGGTGATGGTAAGCCCATGGTCATGGTCCACGGCCTCAACTTCTCAGCAGATGACTGGATACGGTGCTGTGGTGATGCGCTCACGGGGTTCAGGATATACGCCATAGACATGCCCTACGGACCAAAATCAAGGAGTGACCATTTCGAGAGGAGCAACCCCAATGACTACGCAGAGCACCTATACTCAGTGGTGAGTGCCCTGGGCATTGAGAAGCCCATCTTAGTGGGCGCGTCCATAGGCGGTGAAACGGTACTCCGATACCTAGCCCTGAACCACCCAGCCCTGGCGGGCATCGTGGTTGGCCCCGTGGGCGTTCGATACATAGACCTATCCAGGATAAAAGTGCCACTATTGGGTATTTGGGGCGATAGGGATAGGGTCTCGGGTAGGGAGAACATGGAGGCCCTGAGGAGCGCGGGGTTCAGGGTTGAGGTGATAAGGGATGCCGGGCACCCGGCTTATTTAGATAAGCCCAGTGAGTTCGTGAGGATAGTGATGGACTTCCTCAGGGAATATATTAAGTAA